The nucleotide window tacagtttaaaaatataactaGACAGTCATGAAATTTGGATTTCACTTCTACAATACAACATCTTCAGAtaaaacttgctaaaaaaagtcagttttgaaCCGAAGCACTCTCCACAGTGCCTCTGTGGTACGAGCACAGCAGCTCGTGGGCGAGCTTTTTGTGAACAGGCGCTTCATTCGCCCTTCGGGCCATTTCGGACGGGGGTTGGACCATAGTGGGCTGGACTAGGGGAAACACATGTCGACGGGTAAACAGAGCTCGATACAACaccggaacttccgggagagttgggatgtctgggTAAGAGGAGGAGCATcaccacaaataaaaaagagcGGCAACGTGAGTCAACAAATGAACCTTAACATTaatcagaggacagcagagctgcagtcgagtctctccacttctgtccaaatataaatgaacctgagttcatcaagtctttctcaacaacacagcagagtctctgccaaacactggtgagtacaactgatcatatttaatgtttcaacaaccagctttaacacaggagacaggaagttcagctcttttcatttcatactgacacttgtgagattgtttacagtataactgcagctgcttttacagactcagtaaaaaacactttaagtgtttttaagtctctgtcaGTTCTCAGGACTTTTGTAAAGTGTAACTGAACCTCTGTGGTTTGGAGTAAAGTTTAACATCGACTTTCCTATTACTATTTACTGATCACTTCCTACAGACACATTCTGTTTCTTGTAgctgtttcacaataaaagcttttCTCTGGTGAACCAGCAGGgcacttttattgtgaagcagcaacaggaaataaaaggttttttgtCACCAAGATAGCAAAAGCTTTGTTAGCAGTGAGATTCTTCAATAATAATTCTTCTCTACAACAAGATATGAACATattctgtgatattttatcaGTGGATCAGATTGTATTGAGTAATagtaaaagcacaaacagccacaatgagctgttagataaagagctgcagatgagtcTCTGACTGTAGTTAGAGAAAATTATTTGGGCTTGGGCTTAAAATTTTTCACAgcatatttaataaaaagtttTGCATTATATCATGCTATAGCCTACTAAATGGAACAGTAAATAAATGTCgtttttagaaaacaaaataaagaatgtgtttttttttcttttcttcctctctacatgtgtagatatgtctgctgccagctgtctgctatctgaagatcagtttctgtgctccatctgtctggatgtgttcactgatccagtcagcacaccatgtggacacaacttctgcaaaaactgcatcaatgaacACTGGAACAGTAATGACCAGTACCTGTGTCCAATGTGTAAAGAGGTTTTCAACACAAAACCTGAGCTTCACATCAACACATTGCTCAATGAGGTTGTttctcagttcagacaggaagctcaacagaaagccagcagcagcagcttgttgcTACGAGCTGACAAACCAGGAGAAGTTCCCTGTGACGTCTGTACTGGAACCAAACTGATGGCcctgaagtcctgtctggtgtgtctgacctcctactgtgagactcacctggagcCTCATCTGACAATGTCAGGCCTgaaaagacatcagctgatggaccctgtggagaacctggaagacaggatgtgtatgaagcacgataaacctctggagctgttctgtaagaccgaccagacatgtgtctgcatgctctgctctgttttaggCCACAAGACACATGACGTTGTTCCACTGAAACAAgaatatgaaagaaagaaggcagagctggggaagacagaggctgatattcaggagatgatccagaagagacgactgaagattgaagagatcaaacactcagttgacctcagtgaggaagctgcagacagagagaaagcagaaggtgtTCAGGTCTTCACCGCTCTGAAGGAGTCTGTTGAGAGAAGCCTGAATGAGCTCATTGAGACAAttgaagagaaacaaagaacaacagagaaacaggctgaagacttcatcaaagagctggaacaggaaatctctgagctgaagaagagaagctTTGAGGTGGAAaagctctcacactctgaagaccacctccacctcctccaaaacttcccgtccctgaaagctgctccacccaccaaagactggacagaggTCAGCGTCCGTCCACCATCATATGAGGGGACTGTGGTGAAAGCTGCggctcagctggaggagacgctcagtaaacagatgaagaagctgCTTGCTCAGGTTGATCTGGAGAGGGTCCAGCATtatgcagtggatgtgactcttgatcctgatacagcacatcctgatctcatcctgtctgatgatgggaaacaagtaAATGATAGTGATGTGAGGAAGAAACTCCCAGACAACCCAgagagattttttaaatgttgttgtgtgttaggaaagcagagtttgtcttcaggcagattttactttgaggttcaggttaaagagaAGACTGACTGGGATTTAGGAGTGGCCAGAGAGTCGATCAACAGGAAGGGAAACATCACAATGAGACCTCAGGATGGTTTCTGGGCTATATGGttgagaaatggaaatgagtacAGTGCTTGTGAAAACCAGTTAGTCTGTCTTTCTCTAGAGTCTCAgcctcagaaggtgggggtgtttgtggattatgaggagggtctggtctccttttatgacgtagatgctgcagctcttatctactcctttactggctgctccttcactgagaaactctacccATTCTTCAGCCCCTTTTTAAATAATGGTGGTAAAAACTCCGCCCCTCTGATCATctgtcctgtcaatcaaactgagtaatcagctgttttatttgatgagagaaaatataaacattcagTGTGTCATACTGTACTTAAGAATTAAGAAGAACTTTATCAAAAGATCTCTATTTAAAATTGAAACTATTCAAACTTCTGATCAAATTCACACAACTTTATTCTCACTTCTTAAAAAGTTTACAAAGAAATCAAAAGTTTCAGTTTggagtttaaatattttttgtcaaaCAGTCTCACACGCCagcttaaaaatataataatttttttaccattttctgctCTATATAATAGAAACAGAATATTGTTTGGACGTTggacatttttacaattttctgACCTTTTAATGGAgtaaaaattgatttaaagGATATTTGAGAGGTTAATTGTTGATGTAAATAATCATTAGATGCAGCACTAGTAGATTAATAgaatatatgtttatgtatattttttatatttgaggtTTGGTTTGTTATCGACCACTTTgtcagtttctgtttgtttgaataCTGATGAGATTGATTATGATTTAAAGAAATCTGTAAATATGTGATTGTAAAGAAACCAACTGTAAACTAAACTAGGtgtgtagttttaatgtgaTGCTTTAACAACATGACCTGAGTAAGCAGTGACTTGTTGAACAccaaacactaaaaataaagcCTGGTTTACAGagaagctgtgtttgtgtttctgttacagTTCATTAACAATCACtaatgtttttactgctttatttAACATACACTTATTAGTCTACATTATGCAGCtttgtatcatcatcattagtTTCTCTCTGCActgcttgttgtttttatttaattgaccTACAATCTATTGAGAGGCTTGTTTTCTACTGAAGTAAATCATccaactgtttttattgttaaactttATGCCGACTGTACAGTAACCAATATTTCACTTAAAACCTGCATTAGTGCTTTATATTAACTAAAAACATGGTtccaacatttttattgttttattaaataatttaaagatTGTGACATGTCCTaccataaacaaataaatattagtTATTACAGTTATAAGAATAATCTGGTATGTACAGTAGTAACTAGAAAATATATcagaataacatttaaaatatcttattaTAATGGAAAACATTATAACAAAATAACTTCTGTATTCAGTGTTTCAACcttattaaatgttttcttttatattccgtgtatttattatatatgtgtatatatttttcaacCTTGTTACAGGTAAGTTTAGCAGCTTGTCTTTCTCTTATTTGAAACTTACCTTTATAAATAGCTGCTGCAGTAATTGTGGTTTTTTCTCTGTGCAACAGTGACCTCCAGTGGCCAGATTTGGTTTTGCAGCCTCAAAACTCACCTTTCAGTTATCACAGTGTAAATGTAACGGAGTTAATGATTCACTTGCCATTTCTAACTGTCCggtttttaatatatatttgcactgattttaatttattattggtTATTTGTCCATTTCCTAttgtgttatgtattttattactttattatttattttctctgcatAAGAATAATGGCTATTACCACAGAGACTATGAGAGTAATATGAGtgcagcgccctctgctggtgaGCCTGAACTCAGGTAACAGTCTGTGAATGCCGTCTCTGTGGTAGGTGCACAATTTATCAGCTCCGTAAAAATAGAGatattaactttgtttttatggCTAAAAGTGAGTGTTTGTATCTTATATGATGACTTAAGCCTCCAATGACTGGGGGAAATGCTGTATGTTAATATTATCAGTGTTTTGAATAGTTTAAGTCAGAGTGTTGAGTGCACCACGTTATCGGTGGTTTGCTAGCTAAGCTCTGTATGTAAATAGTATGGAGTAGCTGCTAGCTAGCACCAAGTCAAACTTAccttattttatgttattttattttagcatttttgagAAGTCCATGTGAGAGACTGACTGTGGGATATCACTCCTTTTACCATCAGAATAAATGGCAGGTTGATGCCGAGAGTGACGGTGGTGGTGCTTCTTCCATAACACAACGCAACAGAGATGGAGTACACAACCGCCACATCAACAAGAGCTTTATTAACTCAACTGTATTTCATAAAGGTAGGATGTACTGCAGGGCCTCTGTAGTTTGAAGTAGACTGGTTTAAAGAGTAATGGTGCACCTAATATACTAACAACTGAGTGTAGTTTCCAAATATGTTCAGTGCTACATGGAAGTGAATATTATACTAAATTACACAGAGCtggaaattaagaaaaaaacaacatagtaGTAGAATACATTGAGCTAAAATAGGAGCATATTATTCAACTAatcttgttttgtatttaagtaTGTCTTAATTAAGATTGAGCTCTGCCATCTATGTCCCACAGAGATGCTATTTAAAGTATTCAAAGTCCAAATGAAACagctttttgactgttttatttttcaaattgtatgtttttatgtctccaattcttactgttaaatgtttgttttatgtaaagcacactgagttgccattgggtatgaaatgcgttatataaataaagctgccttgcgtATCTAACTTCCATATTGTGACGCGTTTCTGAGTGAAACAGGATAGATAGATTGTGACAACTTCGGCAAAAAAAAGCCTAACATTGCtctatatttacatgttttaacaaCTTAGATGGATAATTTGGTTCAAACGTGATGAATTGCAATGACTTGATGACCCTCTGATTTTTTGTCTCGTGCAATCAACAGATCAGATTTATTCCTTTTCCAAAATTTCAGTTCTTGACAAGATACTTCTAAAATAAAGACTGAATTCCAGTCAGTTTGTAGGTTAGACCAAGCAGGTAGTTCAAGGGGGCCAATGTGTGAGACCcataaacctgcattctctataatggccatcagggggcgactccacttGTTGAAAAAGAAAGTCTAATTGTACAGAGATCTGTGAGAAAATGACCCTATTTCTCACTtcatttattacctcagtaaataGTTTCCTAATGactttatggtctcaatcactagtttcatGTCGACACAATGTTCATTTTTGAAACTATTGTCCgatttaattaaaatttgatGATAAATCAGGGTATGCTTTAGAGAGTGGCAACATTGGTTAGATAATATAAAAGAAAGTTAATTGTAAGTCTTGTTTAGTGTTTGGTTAAAGTTAAGGACCCTCTGAAgagtcagctgttcagttttttcggcaagtacattttattcatatccAAAAACTAAACTTCCTGTTAAAGAAAATGCAATCCACACACACCACCTTCTCTGTTCAGCTTTATTTCCAGAGAATAATATTACAACACATTGCCTACACTTAGTCTGGCTAGAAAACaggtgtttaaataaaatatagtatttACAATCTTCAGTGTGTCAGCTGATCAGTGGCTCAGATGTTTCTACGACTTCTTTGTGTTGGTTGGCTGGCTGATATTTGACAAATCCCCTAACGACACGGTGGCTGAGCCTCGCTTCGCTGGTTTGGcctgatgaaaaaaacaaaaaaaacatttaatggatTAATTAACAACAGTTACACtgataccccttttccactgagctggagctagagcttgctgggagctAGAGCTTGACTAAGCAcctgctctttgcttttctaCCGCCAAAGCTCCAGGcccgagcctcagaacgggagccagagcgagcaccaagtctttgctggtctaaagcaagaccCGATTACGTCAGCGGACTGGGGGCGTGGTTATGTGAGCAGGACtcaagaatgagatcaagtcatatttaggcagaagtcagctttcagtaactgtatttggcctttaatcaatttttggcaggtgaaaactgttcgttattttataggcgtatgtaaccctcccataaatcatgtcttttatagtgttgtctccaaatagtaggcataaacaataatattagatataaaacacatcccAACATGGTAAtcaaatactacgtagggcccagatcagataaaaaacaacgcagagtcacgaggatcattgcaaaagtgataatttctttactgaacacacacccataaatcacattcattatagtCTAATTTATAATTGCGGACGTAcagttgtatgtaaatgcatattatgATCGTTttagcgctaccgctcaacggaCTGCTGTGCGTGCTCCCGCGGCcagaaatcagattctggcagacgatcactttttggcgCGACACCGTTCCTGTATTTCTATGTAGGcttgcaaacacatgaacagcactTGCATCGCGGCCGCAATTTCCTCCATCTTCGtcgtcttctcttccttctttgttgtcttttgttttcttcttctccttctttgttttcttcttcttcttcgtttccggcgggctagatgccttgcggcatgttgctgcctctcactggtgaatcatagaagtgcttcaaaggcgcACCCTGGCTActtatacagtgacgtaatcgcgTGGCTCCTTGCCAGCTCCTTGCCGGTAGAAACACAACAGGTTCGTAAGAGTTGCTCGGGTTAACACCAACTGAGCACTCGCTGTAGCACCagctcccagcaagctctagctccagctcagtggaaaaggggtattaTAGACCTGATTTGATATTTCTTTCCTGTTTCTGGGTTATTTGGAATGACAgactgtttaaccctcctgttgtcctcgagtcaaggaaggaagggaggaaggaaggatggaagggaagaagaaggaaggaaaggaggaagaacgaaggaggaaggaaggaaggggaggaagaaggaaggaaaggagggaggaaggatgaaagggagaaagaaggaagtaaatggggaaggaagggaggaagtaggaaggaaaggaggaaggaaggaaggaaaggagggaagaaggaaggaaaggagggaggaagaagaaaggaaggaaggaaaggaggaagcgaggaagaaggaaggaaggaaagaaggaagggaggaataaggaaggaaaggggggaggaagaagaaaggaaggaaaggagggaggaaggaagggaggaagaaggaaggaaaggaaggggggaagaagggaaagaagcaaagaaggaatgacagcaggaaggaagaaagggggatggaggaaggaaagaaggaagggaggaaagagagaggaaggaaagaaagagagaaggacagacggaagggaggaaagaaggaacagtcataacagacgggatcaatttgacccgggaggacgacacaaaggttaaaagacaAGTGAACTCTGGGAATCATTACTTGGCTCCAAAACTGGagacaaagataaaataaataaagactttgTTGAACACACAACTCTGTTTGTTGTAGGAAAACATCTGTCTCACCTGTGAGTCATGAGGCTTCCAGCCAATCATGTAGAGGACCTCAAAGGTGGCAGGGATGGACCCGTCCTTGTTTCCATACATctctgaaacaaacacagacaaagtttaacaaaataacaacaaagcaAAACCACCGAACATGCCATCTAGCCCTGACAGCAACAGGAAAGATCACTGCTGACCTGAATGTTTATGATAAAGTGGATCTATAGTGGATCTATTTGCCTTCTTCACCATTCAACTGTTATACAAACCAGACAGGCTACTCTGCTGGACACCTGTAACTTTGCTGCTGTATTCTTGGATGTGATATTTAGACTACCATACCAACAGATGTGGGAAGATGATCAAATTGATTCTATGTAGAGAGTCATCAGGGACCTGTCAACATGAAACCTGTTGAACTCTGCTGCAAACCGTTTCAGTGTTATGATCTGAAGCAAAGAAACAAGTAATGTTTTACATAATGCAAAATATAGACATTGCATCTGCATGACGTTAAATTAAATCATCTTTCAGTTGTTGTTAActgtttgtcatttaattttgtatttttaaaaagaaactggaAAAAGGTTTGAAGAAGTTAAAAGTATGTTTGGAAATAACTAACCGTGGCTGTTTGAAGAAAAACCTCAAAACCTTCAATGCACATTATTAAGCTGAGCAACAACTGTATAAGCCAATAACGTGATAAAAGTCCTGAatatccaataaatgaaacttaTTTACGTTAttggctccagttattacatttgcaaaggatttttttttaccaggcaGCCAAAAGTTATTGTGTTATTGGTTCAGGACTTTTATTTCGTTATTGGCttattacataaaaaacaggcaaaattattacgttatctgctgttattatgttattggcttCTACAACACCTTTTCACACGTCTAACTCCTCCTGCCTGTTAGGTGCAGAACTACCTTTGCTCCATGATATTGCACAATAATGCTGTAAAACAGAATAAACCTGTTAATGACAGTAAGGAGCAACACTGGAAAAACTAGACAGACAGCTTCAACGTCACTCTGCAGAAATGAAACTTAACATTaatcagaggacagcagagctgcagtcgagtctctccacttctgtccaaatataaatgaaactgagttcatcaagtctttctcaacaacacagcagagtctctgccaaacactggtgagtacaactgatcatatttaatgtttcaacaaccagctttaacacaggagacaggaagttcatctcttttcatttcatactgacacttgtgagattgtttacagtataactgcagctgcttttacagactcagtaaaaaacactttaagtgtttttaagtctctgtcaGTTCTCAGGACTTTTGTAAAGTGTAACTGAACCTCTGTGGTTTGGAGTTTAGCTTCACTGCTATTTCCTGATCTTTGACTGTTTACTGATCACTTCCTACAGACACATTTCACTTCCTGtagctgtttcacattaaaagcttttctcTGGTGAACCAGCAGgatgcttttattgtgaagcagcaTCAGctaatgaaatgtgttttgtcatcAAGTTAGCAAAAGCTTTGTTAGCAGTGAGATTATTCAGTAATAATTCTTCTCTACAACAAGATATGAACATattctgtgatattttatcaGTGGATCAGATTGTATTGAGTAATagtaaaagcacaaacagccacaatgagctgttagataaagagctgcagatgagtaAAATGATTGAAGTTGTTCACAgcatatttaattaaaagttttGCTTTATATCATGCTATACAGTAAACAAACGTCgtttttagaaaacaaaataatgtgtttttttccttttcttcctctctacacgtgtagatatgtctgctgccagctgtctgagatctgaagatcagtttctgtgctccatctgtctggatgtgttcactgatccagtcagcacaccatgtggacacaacttctgcaaaaactgcatcaatgaacACTGGAACAGTAATGACCAGTACCTGTGTCCAATGTGTAAAAAGGTTTTCAACACAAGACCTGAACTTCACATCAACACTTTCATCTCTGAGATGGTttctcagttcagacaggaagctcaacagaaagccagcagcagcagctcagagcaacaagctgccaaaccaggagaagttccctgtgacgtctgtactggaaccaaactgaaggccctgaagtcctgtctg belongs to Scomber scombrus chromosome 2, fScoSco1.1, whole genome shotgun sequence and includes:
- the LOC133991773 gene encoding E3 ubiquitin-protein ligase TRIM21-like; the encoded protein is MSAASCLLSEDQFLCSICLDVFTDPVSTPCGHNFCKNCINEHWNSNDQYLCPMCKEVFNTKPELHINTLLNEVVSQFRQEAQQKASSSSLLLRADKPGEVPCDVCTGTKLMALKSCLVCLTSYCETHLEPHLTMSGLKRHQLMDPVENLEDRMCMKHDKPLELFCKTDQTCVCMLCSVLGHKTHDVVPLKQEYERKKAELGKTEADIQEMIQKRRLKIEEIKHSVDLSEEAADREKAEGVQVFTALKESVERSLNELIETIEEKQRTTEKQAEDFIKELEQEISELKKRSFEVEKLSHSEDHLHLLQNFPSLKAAPPTKDWTEVSVRPPSYEGTVVKAAAQLEETLSKQMKKLLAQVDLERVQHYAVDVTLDPDTAHPDLILSDDGKQVNDSDVRKKLPDNPERFFKCCCVLGKQSLSSGRFYFEVQVKEKTDWDLGVARESINRKGNITMRPQDGFWAIWLRNGNEYSACENQLVCLSLESQPQKVGVFVDYEEGLVSFYDVDAAALIYSFTGCSFTEKLYPFFSPFLNNGGKNSAPLIICPVNQTE